From the genome of Blastocatellia bacterium:
ACAGCGGACGGCGTTCCTGTGCTGACGGCAGCATCAAACTGCGTCATGAATGTTTGTACTGCCTCGTCGGCTTTGACCAGTTGTTCGGCCATCCGCTCAGCCTGAATGAGCAAGTCACGCACCGGCAGCAACGATGCGTCCTCAGCGAATGCAAGCGCGGCCTGGCGATAAGCCAGCACAGCCGATGCAGCTTGCTGTCGTTTCATACTGACATCGCCCAGAGCCAACTGCGCATTCGCGTAGGCTGTCAACGACAGCCACGGCTCTCTTATGATGTCCCGCGCTTGCTGCTCGGCTTCTTCGAGCCGACCTAACGCAGCCAGCGCGCGGGCAAGTAACGAACGCGCCACCAGGTTGTAAGGCTCTGCTTCGATGGCTTGACGAGCTTTCGGCTCAGCCTCGGCAGCCTTGCCCTGTACTAATGCGAGCGTTGCTTGTCCGATCAACTGACCGATAACGGGCTTGCGCGGGAAGGTGTCATTGTCATACCGGGCTTGCAAGTAATACTGATCAGGATCAACATGGGCGAGCGCCGGCTCCTGCGGAACATCGAACACGGCTTTGGCATATCCTTCAGATTCAAACTTGACAGTTCGGCGATGTTTTTCACCCGAAGGCAGCGTAATTTCCACGTCAACATCGCCACTGCCGTCGCCGAAGTTGGCGATGTTGACCGACCAAGCCCCGTTCTCGAAGACCGGCTTGCCGACAGCCAAGTCTGGCAACACCACGCGGTCGAACCAATTTTCAAACAGCGACCTGAGGCGCGCCGGATCGCCTACGCTAAGAAGCATTGTGCGCAACGCCTCGAGTGTTCGTGGTTGATGAGTCGGACCGGAGAAAAACGTCTTGATCACACTGGTCAATTTATCACGACCAATCTCCCGTTCGATCAGCCGCATCACCAGCGGAACTTTGTTAAACACGCTGGTGTAGTATTCGCGATTGAGCAGCGACTGTCTGACCAGTGGCGCGTCATAAGCGCTCGCCCCGCTCACGATGCGCGCGTAATCAGCGCGGAATCGTTCGACAATGCGATCCACAGCCGGCCGACCGTACTGCTCGTGCACATACAGCAACGCCAGATAACTTGGCAATCCATCGAGCAAGACGCCATGACCAGCTCCCTGAACCAGGTAGCGCCCGCCGAGCCAACAGCGCGCCAGCGTGCTGGCCATGAAGAAAATCGTATCGTCGTCAACAATATCACGAGCAAAGGCGCGTTCATCCACGATGATGAAGCCCGGCGCGCCGTAAAGCGGAATCTGCGACGACGCGATCACACGGACAGGATGCGGCGTGGGCTGGCCGAAAAAGGCTGTATAGAATTTTGCTATCCGCCGAATCTCATCACGCACCCGCTGGACAGTGTTCGGATTGGTCATGGTGTAATCGCGAGGCAGGTACAGCTCAACGTCGGCCTCGCCGGTGGCGGCCATCTGCACATCGCGGGCAATGAACAGGGGCTGCGCCAATAGCGTCTGGCGATAGGTTGTCACCGTTGTGTCACCCTGCGATGATTCCGAGACGCGCTCGCCAGATGCGATGACTTTCATCGCCGCTGGCGCTATCACGCGCAATCTAAACGGCGCCATGTCGGCGTTGTAATCAAGCAGATACGGTGTATGAATCATCGGTATCCAGAAGCTCTCCGGCAGGAGCGCCTGCTCGTCCACGGTTAAGGCAGCGCGCGCGGTAGCCTCTTCGACCGGCAAGTCATAGTAAAACACCACGGTTGTTGATTGTCCGGGACCCAGGGCTTGTCCGAGGCTGAAGGTGACATTGAGCGTGCGCGTGCGCTCACTCACTCTGGTCGTTGGTTGGATGAGCGTCTCATTGACACTGACCGATTTGATCTGCGCCTTCTCAGCGAGCTTGAATTCCATTTGAGCAATCGCTCGTTCGGAAGGGTTCGTGATGGTGAGCGTCGCTTGAACCTGAACTTTGTAATCGGCTAATGAGATGGTGGCAGCTACATCATACTGCTCGATGCGTAACTGTAAGTAAGACGTATCCGCCGCCTGCGAGGCCCAGCCTGTGGTGAACCACCACAAGAGCAGTGTCGTGACAGCCCACATCGAACCTCGCCGGTTGACTGCTTCTCTCCTCATCGTTGTTCCACTCCTGAATGTTTGACTAACCTGTTAATCGCAACGACCGATTCCAGCAGCGGGGCCAGACGGGCCAACGGCAGCGCATTCGCGCCATCAGACAATGCTGCTTCCGGCCGATCGTGTACTTCCATGAATAAACCGTCTACCCCGCAAGCGACACCAGCTCGTGCCAGATACTCAATGTATTCCGAGAGACCGCCAGACCGGTCGCCTTGTCCACCCGGCAGTTGTAAGCTGTGGGTGACATCAAACACGACCGGATAGCCCCACTGCCGCATGATTGGAAACGAGCGCATATCTACAACCAGATTGTTGTAACCAAAACTCGTGCCACGCTCGGTCACAGTCACACGCTGGCAGCCGTGGCTCGTCACCTTTTCAAGAGCATGACGGATGTCCCACGGGGAGAGGAATTGACCTTTTTTGATATTGACGGCTCGACCGGACTTGGCCGCCGCCACTAACAAGTCGGTCTGCCGACACAGAAAGGCGGGAATCTGCAACACGTCAGCGACCTCAGCCGCTGCTGTGACTTGATTGACTTCGTGCACATCAGTCAAAATCGGCACGTCGTGTTCCCGCTTGACCCGTTCC
Proteins encoded in this window:
- the kdsA gene encoding 3-deoxy-8-phosphooctulonate synthase codes for the protein MYSFCVQNVVLGGPELFLIAGPCVIESESHCLFMAEQIKRITQALGVPYIFKASYDKANRSSWRSYRGPGLEEGLRILERVKREHDVPILTDVHEVNQVTAAAEVADVLQIPAFLCRQTDLLVAAAKSGRAVNIKKGQFLSPWDIRHALEKVTSHGCQRVTVTERGTSFGYNNLVVDMRSFPIMRQWGYPVVFDVTHSLQLPGGQGDRSGGLSEYIEYLARAGVACGVDGLFMEVHDRPEAALSDGANALPLARLAPLLESVVAINRLVKHSGVEQR